One segment of Methylotenera versatilis 79 DNA contains the following:
- a CDS encoding NAD(P)/FAD-dependent oxidoreductase, whose amino-acid sequence MTVKEVIVVGGGIVGCLTALELIERGCDVTLVERNVVASQTSGESSWAGAGILFPLLPWMYKDTVNQLAIEGAAIYPKLCERLLTKTGIDPEHLVSGMQILNPSNIAEAVDWCEKNSIAYQQNAEGLLLPHVAQVRPPQLLKALRQALLQNGVTLLERTELQPLNLKEIDNTELNTWQTNAGETLTADQFVVTSGAWSFELLKNTTQNLDIKPMRGQILLYEQTAEKLAHIVYANGFYLVPRKDGLLLAGSTLEDVGFDKNTTEIVKQELQTKAESILPSLKNTNILKHWSGLRPGTPDNLPTIAAHSHIKNLFLNTGHFRYGLTMAPASARRIVALMCD is encoded by the coding sequence ATGACGGTTAAAGAAGTAATTGTTGTGGGCGGCGGCATTGTAGGCTGCTTAACTGCGTTAGAACTTATTGAGCGCGGTTGCGATGTCACATTAGTCGAACGCAATGTGGTTGCCAGCCAAACATCTGGTGAATCATCATGGGCAGGCGCTGGTATTTTGTTTCCATTATTGCCTTGGATGTACAAAGACACAGTCAATCAACTGGCCATTGAAGGCGCCGCAATTTATCCAAAATTATGTGAGCGCTTACTCACAAAAACGGGTATCGACCCGGAACATCTAGTCAGCGGCATGCAGATTTTAAATCCATCCAATATTGCTGAAGCAGTTGATTGGTGTGAGAAAAATTCGATTGCTTACCAACAAAATGCTGAAGGATTATTATTGCCTCATGTGGCGCAAGTACGCCCACCACAATTACTAAAAGCGCTACGCCAAGCATTATTGCAAAATGGCGTAACCTTATTGGAACGCACCGAATTACAACCGCTGAATCTTAAAGAGATAGATAATACTGAACTGAATACTTGGCAAACAAACGCTGGCGAAACACTAACTGCCGATCAATTTGTCGTTACATCTGGCGCGTGGAGTTTTGAACTGTTAAAAAATACTACGCAAAACCTAGACATTAAACCGATGCGTGGTCAGATTTTATTGTACGAACAAACTGCAGAAAAACTAGCGCACATTGTTTATGCAAATGGTTTTTACCTTGTACCCAGAAAAGATGGTTTATTACTGGCTGGTAGCACGCTGGAAGATGTTGGATTCGATAAAAATACGACAGAAATAGTAAAACAAGAACTGCAAACAAAAGCTGAAAGCATTTTGCCGAGTTTAAAAAACACCAATATATTGAAACATTGGAGCGGCTTGCGACCCGGCACGCCAGATAATTTACCTACAATTGCCGCGCATTCACATATTAAAAACTTGTTTTTAAATACCGGGCATTTTCGTTATGGTCTGACTATGGCGCCAGCCAGTGCGCGGCGAATTGTCGCGTTAATGTGTGACTAA
- a CDS encoding HesA/MoeB/ThiF family protein, with amino-acid sequence MNDNQLLRYSRHILLPKIGYEGQEKLVNSHALIVGAGGLGSPVALYLAASGVGKLTICDFDTVDLTNLQRQIIHTTQSVGVNKAVSAEQTIHAINPDILVQTIQQKSTESEFEQLAKDVDVVIDCSDNFATRYALNRVCLKLKKPLVSGAAIGFEGQITVFDFRNAASPCYHCLYPDVGNDAEMRCAENGVFAPLVGIIGTTQAAEALKLMMGLGENLQGRLLLLDALSMEWRTIKLSRDPACTVCGQ; translated from the coding sequence ATGAACGATAATCAACTTTTACGTTACAGCCGCCACATTTTATTGCCCAAAATCGGTTATGAAGGCCAAGAAAAATTGGTGAATAGCCACGCGTTAATTGTTGGTGCGGGTGGTTTGGGTTCGCCAGTTGCGCTGTATTTAGCGGCAAGTGGCGTAGGCAAGTTGACGATTTGCGATTTTGATACGGTAGACTTAACCAATTTGCAACGGCAAATTATTCACACTACGCAAAGCGTTGGCGTGAATAAAGCCGTTTCTGCGGAACAGACAATTCATGCGATTAATCCCGATATTCTGGTGCAAACCATTCAACAAAAATCAACTGAATCTGAGTTTGAACAGTTAGCAAAAGATGTTGATGTGGTGATTGACTGTAGCGATAATTTTGCCACGCGTTATGCGCTTAATCGCGTATGTTTAAAGTTAAAAAAACCATTAGTTTCAGGTGCAGCGATTGGGTTTGAAGGACAAATTACAGTTTTTGATTTCAGAAATGCAGCCAGCCCTTGTTATCATTGTTTGTATCCTGATGTGGGTAATGATGCTGAAATGCGCTGCGCTGAAAATGGTGTGTTTGCGCCGCTTGTGGGCATAATTGGCACAACTCAGGCGGCGGAAGCTTTGAAGCTAATGATGGGATTGGGTGAAAATTTGCAGGGCAGATTATTATTATTAGATGCGCTGAGTATGGAATGGCGCACTATTAAACTATCGCGAGATCCAGCCTGTACGGTTTGCGGTCAATAA
- a CDS encoding type II secretion system protein: protein MIFKKYIKHKGFTLVEMAIVLVIFGLILSALLLPLRAQREQAAQAQTINTLDNAKQALLGFAQANGRLPCPATAASNGIASPNASGACTVQQGFFPAATLGIQPVNSQGFAVDAWNNPIRYAVTLADNPNGVVAGLPTGYGVRNIPDFTSFNEMQDIGISRTNPSLPANVPALNPDLRVSCGQIATAECAPANLIINNAVAVIYSTGANGGLLDSEIGADEVANKNATTLFYSRTQTAKGSTAGEFDDLVTWISPYVLYNAMIQAGQLH from the coding sequence ATGATATTTAAAAAATATATTAAACATAAAGGCTTTACTTTAGTTGAAATGGCCATTGTATTGGTCATTTTTGGCTTAATTTTGTCCGCACTCTTACTCCCACTGCGCGCGCAACGTGAGCAGGCGGCACAGGCGCAAACAATTAATACACTTGATAATGCAAAACAGGCTTTATTAGGTTTCGCGCAGGCAAATGGACGTTTGCCTTGCCCAGCGACTGCGGCTAGTAACGGGATTGCTTCACCCAATGCCAGTGGTGCGTGCACAGTACAGCAGGGATTTTTCCCTGCGGCTACGTTGGGTATACAGCCAGTTAATTCTCAGGGTTTTGCTGTTGATGCCTGGAATAATCCAATACGATACGCTGTTACATTAGCAGATAATCCAAATGGCGTAGTAGCTGGCTTACCAACTGGGTATGGCGTTAGAAACATCCCTGACTTTACTAGTTTTAACGAAATGCAGGATATTGGTATATCTAGAACAAATCCATCCCTGCCAGCTAATGTGCCAGCTTTAAATCCTGATTTGAGGGTGTCATGTGGCCAAATTGCAACCGCAGAGTGTGCGCCAGCAAATCTTATTATTAATAATGCAGTTGCAGTGATCTACTCAACAGGAGCGAATGGTGGCTTGCTAGATAGTGAAATTGGTGCAGATGAGGTTGCCAACAAAAATGCCACCACGCTTTTTTATAGTCGCACCCAAACAGCAAAAGGCTCTACGGCTGGTGAGTTTGATGATCTAGTTACTTGGATTTCACCATACGTGCTTTATAACGCAATGATACAAGCTGGGCAGTTACATTAA